The following are encoded in a window of Acidobacteriota bacterium genomic DNA:
- a CDS encoding carboxypeptidase regulatory-like domain-containing protein — MKHSICVLRVLLFCVISCNLMTLGHAQDYRAKLQGTVADASGGALPGAKVVLRNVGTGVEVTRQTNGEGLYIFDFVESGTYTVLVEAQGFKKFEQRNILVQNRGDITVNVKMEIGGVSEVVTIQDTPVAVQFNSSSDSTTIGNELINQLPLRGRNPYNVVALDPTINGGENANGENRPYHHAFANEFDAGGGTTRANDIQLDGVPLTSSYKTSYTPSIEAVQEVSFQKNAVDAEYGYSAGGVITLNMKSGTNRFHGSGYYHNRDPRFNAFGDPTIPRTAGADETIYRGTRLKMYGGTIGGPIVKNKVFFFSSWEQWYDHRPITVKLTVPTALERKGDFSQSRIGAYTYTVTPGATASLCGGSGATCARPVYDPLTSTGTSGLRAIPFLNNIIPANRFDPTAAKLIAETPLPNLPGNDLNWQGTKTENVGYWNLSNRVDWNVNEKLKAFVRYGYFKTNLLEAPQDNTTGKLFPAAGSHRNGLSIAADTVYTISSSKVLNVRANYHKLIDEFATSDDYILGKSGIESLWPNNPWYTSLFTRDLIYYPAVNVLTGTTNNQLGRPGSSEYWQRPQGWGGSARMNWYAGNHNLKFGGELRVDKGKGARFIPLNLNFRAQNTASQNTSANINTSGNEWATMLLGVLDANTVAQRIPVQEVVTLGYAAYFQDDFKVNSRLTLNLGLRWEYEPGPVDRQNRLSQRLDLTNPIPEFQTTPPNMPASVLALLATKGYKPTYNGAWVFTDANNRNAWSRQALNLLPRIGGAFKLDSKSVLRFGYARYLSPSSKIRDPLGAFVTQYAGYSTSSNPLGLSTVNGNTGVPVAFLSNPFPTTGTFANPLQQPTEKALGRYTNLGNAVSLDQYELKPQNNDRYSLSYQREVWKRTIVSFDFFYNNGTNLPIDVDLNQADPNFLYDQPRSVTNASVANPFRNYLTTNVFPGALRNGAANVTVATLLRPYPQYGAITQTNTALRKLHVMSYKVQAQRPFAQGLSLLVNYAYQTEEQTEFFDDRAMYARELTWRPLPVAHHRFNHAVTWEIPVGKGRWLLKSAPLPVDLALGGWQLTTTNRWYSGRQLIFNQNLIVSGNPHLDNRTLGPNGAWFDKSVFAALPVLSAQTDPVNIRRTNPWTYDGVVGPGTSQVDMTLSKSFRIHEGWKFEFRVEGYNVANHINWDNPVVDFNNTANFGKVISKRPGYIGREVQYGFKLTF; from the coding sequence ATGAAACATTCGATCTGCGTCCTGCGTGTGCTGCTCTTTTGCGTTATTAGCTGTAACTTGATGACGCTCGGCCACGCGCAAGACTATCGTGCGAAATTACAAGGCACTGTGGCCGACGCTTCGGGCGGCGCGCTACCGGGCGCCAAAGTTGTCTTACGCAACGTCGGCACCGGCGTCGAAGTGACGCGCCAGACCAACGGCGAAGGACTGTATATTTTCGATTTCGTCGAATCGGGAACCTATACCGTCCTTGTCGAAGCGCAGGGGTTCAAGAAATTCGAGCAGCGCAATATCCTCGTGCAAAATCGCGGCGACATCACCGTCAACGTGAAGATGGAAATCGGCGGCGTCAGCGAAGTCGTCACCATTCAGGACACACCCGTGGCTGTGCAATTCAATTCCAGCAGCGACTCGACAACCATCGGCAACGAACTCATCAACCAGCTTCCGTTGCGCGGACGCAATCCTTACAACGTCGTCGCGCTCGACCCGACGATCAACGGCGGCGAAAACGCCAACGGCGAAAACCGCCCTTATCACCACGCCTTCGCCAACGAATTCGACGCGGGCGGCGGCACCACGCGCGCCAACGACATTCAACTCGACGGCGTGCCGCTGACTTCAAGCTACAAAACTTCGTACACGCCTTCGATTGAAGCCGTGCAGGAAGTGTCGTTTCAAAAGAACGCGGTGGATGCCGAATACGGTTATAGCGCGGGCGGCGTCATCACGTTGAACATGAAATCCGGTACGAATCGCTTTCACGGTTCGGGCTATTACCACAACCGCGATCCGCGCTTTAACGCATTCGGCGACCCGACCATTCCGCGCACGGCGGGTGCTGACGAAACCATCTATCGCGGCACGCGGCTCAAAATGTATGGCGGCACGATTGGCGGCCCCATCGTGAAAAACAAAGTGTTCTTTTTCTCTTCGTGGGAACAGTGGTACGACCATCGCCCCATCACTGTGAAACTTACCGTTCCAACGGCGCTCGAACGCAAAGGCGATTTTAGTCAGTCCAGAATCGGTGCTTACACCTATACGGTCACTCCCGGAGCTACAGCAAGTTTATGTGGCGGAAGTGGTGCGACCTGTGCGCGTCCCGTCTATGATCCGCTCACTTCAACTGGTACCAGCGGTTTGCGCGCCATACCATTTCTCAACAACATCATTCCGGCCAATCGCTTTGATCCGACGGCGGCGAAGCTGATTGCTGAAACGCCCCTGCCCAATCTGCCGGGCAATGATTTGAACTGGCAAGGCACCAAGACCGAAAACGTAGGTTATTGGAATCTCTCGAACCGCGTGGATTGGAACGTCAACGAAAAGCTCAAAGCGTTTGTGCGTTATGGCTATTTCAAAACCAACCTGCTCGAAGCGCCGCAAGACAACACGACGGGCAAGCTGTTTCCGGCGGCGGGCAGCCATCGCAACGGCTTGAGCATTGCGGCGGATACGGTTTACACGATCTCTTCGTCCAAGGTGCTGAACGTGCGAGCCAATTATCACAAGCTGATTGACGAGTTCGCGACGAGTGACGACTACATTCTCGGCAAGTCGGGCATCGAGTCGCTGTGGCCGAATAACCCGTGGTACACGTCGCTGTTCACGCGCGATTTGATTTATTACCCCGCCGTGAATGTGCTGACTGGCACTACGAATAACCAACTGGGGCGTCCCGGAAGCAGCGAGTATTGGCAACGCCCGCAAGGCTGGGGCGGCTCGGCGCGCATGAACTGGTACGCGGGCAATCACAACCTCAAGTTCGGCGGCGAACTGCGCGTGGATAAAGGTAAGGGCGCGCGCTTCATTCCGCTCAATCTGAACTTCCGCGCGCAAAACACCGCGAGCCAGAACACCAGCGCCAACATCAACACCTCCGGCAACGAATGGGCGACGATGTTGCTCGGCGTGTTGGACGCCAACACCGTCGCGCAGCGCATACCCGTGCAGGAAGTCGTGACGTTGGGTTACGCAGCGTATTTCCAAGATGATTTCAAAGTGAACAGCCGGTTGACCCTCAATCTGGGCTTGCGTTGGGAATATGAACCTGGCCCGGTAGATCGGCAAAATCGTTTGTCACAGCGGCTCGATCTCACGAATCCGATTCCTGAATTTCAAACGACGCCGCCGAACATGCCTGCTTCGGTGCTGGCGCTGTTGGCGACCAAAGGCTACAAGCCGACTTATAACGGCGCGTGGGTGTTCACGGATGCCAACAACCGCAACGCCTGGTCGCGGCAAGCCTTGAATCTGTTGCCGCGCATCGGCGGCGCGTTCAAGCTCGACAGCAAATCGGTGCTGCGTTTTGGCTATGCGCGCTATCTGTCACCTTCCTCGAAAATTCGTGACCCGCTGGGGGCTTTCGTCACCCAATATGCGGGCTACTCGACCAGTTCGAACCCGCTGGGTTTGTCAACGGTCAACGGCAATACGGGCGTGCCAGTGGCGTTTCTTTCCAATCCGTTTCCGACCACTGGCACGTTTGCGAATCCCTTGCAACAGCCGACCGAAAAAGCGTTGGGGCGTTATACCAATCTGGGCAACGCGGTCAGTCTCGACCAATACGAATTGAAGCCGCAAAACAACGACCGCTATTCGTTGTCTTATCAACGCGAAGTGTGGAAGCGCACCATCGTGAGTTTCGATTTCTTTTACAACAACGGCACCAATCTGCCGATTGACGTTGACCTGAATCAGGCCGATCCGAACTTCCTGTATGACCAACCGCGTTCGGTGACGAATGCTTCGGTAGCAAATCCGTTCCGCAATTACCTGACGACCAACGTCTTCCCCGGCGCGTTGCGCAACGGCGCGGCCAATGTGACGGTGGCGACGTTGTTGCGGCCTTATCCGCAATATGGTGCGATCACGCAAACCAACACGGCGCTGCGCAAATTGCACGTGATGTCTTACAAAGTGCAGGCCCAACGCCCCTTCGCGCAGGGCCTGAGCCTGTTGGTGAATTACGCCTATCAAACCGAAGAGCAAACGGAATTCTTCGACGACCGCGCGATGTATGCGCGCGAGTTGACTTGGCGTCCATTGCCCGTTGCGCATCATCGGTTCAATCACGCGGTGACGTGGGAAATTCCGGTGGGCAAAGGCCGCTGGTTGCTCAAGAGTGCGCCGCTCCCGGTTGATCTGGCGCTGGGCGGCTGGCAATTGACGACGACCAACCGGTGGTATTCGGGCCGCCAGTTGATCTTCAATCAAAACCTGATCGTGAGCGGCAATCCGCACCTCGACAACCGCACGCTAGGCCCGAATGGCGCGTGGTTCGACAAGTCTGTGTTTGCGGCCTTGCCGGTGTTATCCGCGCAAACCGATCCGGTCAACATTCGCCGCACCAATCCGTGGACGTATGACGGCGTCGTCGGCCCCGGCACTTCGCAAGTAGACATGACGCTGAGCAAGTCCTTCCGCATCCACGAAGGCTGGAAGTTCGAGTTCCGTGTCGAAGGCTACAACGTGGCGAATCATATCAACTGGGATAATCCGGTGGTGGATTTCAACAACACGGCGAACTTCGGCAAAGTCATCAGCAAGCGTCCGGGTTACATCGGGCGCGAGGTTCAGTACGGCTTCAAGCTTACGTTCTGA
- a CDS encoding TonB-dependent receptor, protein MKHLAVKLISLAALLALCLSTALHAQEARGTITGRVLDANQAAVPNATVKITNNAMGTTNTLTTNAAGFYQATYLLPGTYRIQAEAKGFKKYLREKVAVQVNDTVEIDVALEIGDVGETVTVTTDAPALETSSGSLGTVVDSRRVAELPIPHGEPFKLIGLAGGVSYTRDPRLDRPFEPTHIVGYSINGTLANRSDITIDGVPSTSTANANEVIASFVPPQDLIQEFKVQTATFDASFGNTEGGVTNLSIKSGTNGFHGTAYWTKLTPGTFANDFFANRTGTPLPNFNYRRLGGTIGGPVWIPKLYNGHNRTFFMYGIENIPEARPRNDGTFTIPSVKMRSGDFSELLAANAGYQLYNPFTARVNGSRIQRDPFVGNVIPANLINPIARKFVDSFLPKPTTTGAADGTGNFAQPGLLENIKYLSNTIRIDHVLNERHRLFGRASWYNRNSDYDDYYQNIATGNTFLFKSRQGALDHVWTINSTMVVNTRYGYNRFIRGTDSNPGNRGMDLTTLGFPAYYNKLIPDDIRRFPRFDFTGYQGTAVGGEFRPTDTHAFNSTMNHVISKHSLKYGMEFRSYRETDKFFGNNQTGQFTFDSTYVRGPLDNAAVPSQLGFSFAALLLGIPTSGSIAQPADYAEQSTTWGVFLQDDWKFSQRLTINAGLRWEYEGALTERYNKSVRDFDYNAAQPIEAAARAAYLKNPTPEVATLNVRGGLNFAGVNGNPRGLYFTPHRNFMPRVGFAYKLTDKMVARGGYGIFFGFLGQRRGDVNQIGFSTSTTLTPSLNNGVSFIETLSNPFQAFQNGLSAPRGAVDGTQTFLGQTISFFNPHPLAPYHQRWELSLQRELPQGWVAEAAYVGNRGTHIETGRNLNTVPLKYLSTATVRDDTQNNYLGALLPNPFVGLMPANAGTAFRAASIARSQLLKPYPEFGDINTTTNEGYSWYHSLQARLDKRFSKGYTLGFNYTWSKFMEAVEFLNAADPDPVETISGSDRPHRFSASGILELPFGKRRKWGANVNRGVSYAISGWQMSGVYQFQSGVPIGFGNVFYFGSLRDIALPGDQQTVAQWFNTKGFVALRNGATVIRNAAGTPVWVDFNDPCKTTYNAASCPGTPLANPTGFNRDGSFQPASNVRTAPLRLGFLRSDQISNIDLSVIKKTELWENRNLEFRAEFINAFNHVLFPGPTTGVTSAAFGQIVASNQANYARRVQLTLKFVF, encoded by the coding sequence ATGAAACACCTGGCAGTAAAACTCATTTCACTCGCGGCTCTGCTGGCACTTTGTCTCAGCACTGCCCTGCACGCACAAGAGGCGCGCGGCACGATCACGGGCCGGGTGCTCGATGCGAATCAGGCCGCCGTGCCCAACGCGACGGTCAAAATCACCAATAATGCGATGGGGACGACAAATACGTTGACAACCAACGCGGCGGGTTTTTACCAGGCGACGTATTTGTTGCCGGGCACTTATCGCATACAAGCCGAGGCCAAGGGGTTTAAGAAATACCTGCGCGAAAAGGTCGCAGTACAAGTCAACGACACGGTCGAAATTGATGTCGCGCTGGAAATCGGCGATGTCGGCGAAACTGTCACTGTGACAACCGACGCGCCCGCGCTCGAAACCAGCTCGGGTTCGTTGGGCACGGTGGTGGACTCGCGGCGCGTGGCCGAATTGCCCATCCCGCACGGCGAACCGTTCAAGTTGATTGGTTTGGCGGGCGGCGTTTCTTACACGCGCGATCCCCGCTTGGATCGCCCGTTCGAGCCGACGCACATCGTGGGTTATTCGATCAACGGCACGCTGGCGAATCGCAGCGATATTACGATTGACGGCGTCCCCAGCACTTCGACGGCCAACGCTAACGAGGTCATCGCCTCTTTCGTGCCGCCGCAGGATTTGATTCAGGAATTCAAAGTGCAAACGGCGACCTTTGACGCCAGCTTTGGCAACACCGAAGGCGGCGTGACCAACCTGAGCATTAAATCGGGCACGAATGGCTTTCACGGCACGGCCTATTGGACGAAACTGACGCCGGGCACGTTCGCCAATGACTTTTTTGCCAACCGCACGGGCACACCGTTGCCGAATTTCAATTACCGGCGCTTAGGCGGCACGATTGGCGGGCCGGTGTGGATTCCGAAACTTTACAACGGGCACAACCGCACGTTTTTCATGTACGGCATCGAAAACATTCCCGAAGCGCGCCCGCGCAACGATGGGACGTTTACCATTCCGAGCGTGAAGATGCGCAGCGGCGATTTCTCTGAATTGTTGGCGGCCAACGCGGGCTATCAGCTTTACAACCCCTTCACCGCGCGGGTAAACGGCAGCCGCATACAGCGCGATCCATTTGTGGGCAATGTCATTCCGGCAAATCTGATTAATCCGATTGCGCGCAAATTCGTAGACAGCTTCCTGCCCAAGCCCACGACCACCGGCGCGGCGGATGGCACGGGCAATTTCGCGCAACCGGGCTTGCTCGAAAATATCAAATACCTCTCGAACACGATCCGCATTGATCACGTACTGAACGAGCGGCATCGCCTTTTTGGACGCGCGAGTTGGTACAATCGCAACAGCGATTACGACGACTATTACCAAAACATTGCGACCGGGAATACGTTTCTGTTCAAGTCGCGGCAGGGCGCGCTCGATCACGTCTGGACGATCAATTCGACGATGGTCGTCAACACGCGCTACGGCTACAACCGCTTCATTCGCGGCACTGATTCCAACCCCGGCAATCGCGGAATGGACCTGACCACGCTGGGTTTTCCTGCCTATTACAACAAGCTGATCCCTGACGACATCCGGCGGTTCCCGCGCTTTGACTTCACCGGTTATCAAGGCACTGCCGTCGGCGGCGAGTTCCGCCCGACCGATACGCACGCCTTTAACTCGACGATGAATCACGTCATCAGCAAGCACTCGCTGAAATACGGTATGGAGTTTCGCTCGTACCGCGAGACCGACAAGTTTTTCGGCAACAATCAGACGGGACAGTTCACGTTTGACTCGACCTATGTGCGCGGGCCGTTAGATAACGCCGCCGTGCCCAGCCAGTTGGGCTTTTCGTTCGCGGCATTGTTGTTGGGCATTCCGACTTCCGGTTCGATTGCGCAACCGGCGGATTACGCCGAGCAATCCACGACCTGGGGCGTCTTTCTGCAAGACGATTGGAAGTTCAGTCAACGACTGACGATCAACGCGGGCCTGCGTTGGGAATATGAAGGCGCGCTGACCGAGCGTTATAACAAGAGCGTGCGCGATTTCGATTACAACGCGGCGCAACCGATCGAGGCAGCCGCGCGCGCGGCGTATCTCAAGAATCCTACGCCTGAAGTGGCGACGCTCAATGTGCGCGGCGGTTTGAATTTCGCGGGCGTCAACGGTAATCCGCGCGGGTTGTATTTCACGCCCCATCGCAACTTCATGCCGCGCGTGGGCTTTGCTTACAAACTCACCGACAAGATGGTCGCGCGGGGCGGTTACGGCATCTTCTTCGGCTTTTTGGGACAGCGGCGTGGCGATGTGAACCAGATCGGGTTCAGCACTTCGACGACGCTGACGCCTTCGCTCAACAACGGCGTGTCGTTTATCGAAACGCTGTCGAATCCATTTCAGGCGTTTCAGAATGGTCTGAGTGCACCACGCGGCGCGGTGGATGGCACACAAACCTTTTTGGGGCAGACTATCAGCTTTTTCAATCCGCATCCGCTGGCGCCTTATCACCAGCGTTGGGAATTGAGCCTGCAACGCGAACTGCCCCAAGGCTGGGTGGCCGAAGCGGCTTACGTCGGCAATCGCGGCACGCACATCGAAACGGGCCGCAACCTCAACACCGTGCCGTTGAAATACCTGAGCACGGCGACGGTGCGCGATGACACGCAAAATAATTATCTGGGCGCGTTGCTGCCCAATCCGTTCGTCGGCTTGATGCCGGCCAACGCGGGCACGGCGTTCCGCGCGGCTTCGATTGCGCGTTCGCAATTGCTGAAGCCTTACCCGGAATTCGGCGACATCAACACGACGACCAACGAAGGCTATTCCTGGTATCACTCGTTGCAAGCGCGCCTGGATAAGCGTTTCTCCAAAGGTTACACGTTGGGCTTCAACTACACCTGGTCGAAGTTCATGGAAGCCGTCGAGTTTCTCAACGCGGCTGACCCTGACCCGGTCGAAACCATTTCCGGCTCAGACCGTCCACATCGTTTCTCGGCGAGCGGCATTTTAGAGCTGCCCTTCGGCAAACGGCGCAAGTGGGGCGCGAACGTCAATCGCGGCGTTTCATACGCCATCAGCGGCTGGCAAATGTCGGGCGTCTATCAGTTCCAGAGCGGCGTGCCGATTGGTTTTGGCAATGTGTTTTATTTCGGCAGCCTGCGCGACATTGCTTTGCCGGGTGACCAGCAAACAGTTGCGCAGTGGTTCAACACCAAGGGCTTTGTCGCGCTGCGCAACGGCGCAACCGTCATTCGCAACGCCGCCGGAACACCGGTCTGGGTTGATTTCAACGACCCGTGCAAGACTACTTACAACGCAGCGTCGTGTCCGGGCACGCCGCTGGCGAATCCGACCGGTTTCAACCGCGATGGTTCGTTCCAGCCGGCCAGCAATGTGCGCACGGCCCCGTTGCGCCTGGGTTTCTTGCGCTCCGATCAGATCAGCAACATTGATCTTTCGGTGATCAAGAAGACCGAGCTTTGGGAAAACAGAAACCTCGAATTCCGCGCCGAGTTCATCAATGCGTTTAACCACGTCTTGTTCCCAGGCCCGACGACGGGCGTGACTTCGGCGGCCTTCGGGCAAATCGTGGCGAGCAATCAGGCCAACTACGCGCGGCGCGTGCAGTTGACGCTGAAGTTTGTGTTTTAG